One segment of Carya illinoinensis cultivar Pawnee chromosome 1, C.illinoinensisPawnee_v1, whole genome shotgun sequence DNA contains the following:
- the LOC122317463 gene encoding zinc finger BED domain-containing protein RICESLEEPER 2-like, producing the protein MWTSGQKVSYMVVTCHFVDPDWLLQKRVLNFCNVPPPHSGFIIADTLQKCFVDWGIENKEFTVTVDNAKANYVAIRIFKDIFRLRKLLTIGGKLFHVRCCAHVTNLLMQDGLGQIGNIIDCVREGIKHLVASEGRLKQFSEIMKQLQLPSKKLILDVPTRWNSTYLILVTAMEFKEVFSRFQDRDQNFQWVPTIEDWMKVKNICDILEVFNEVTNIVSGSVYPTSNLFLPEVWRMKEVLTAKSVDRNEYIQAMAKKMNEKFEKY; encoded by the coding sequence ATGTGGACTTCTGGCCAAAAGGTTTCATATATGGTGGTGACTTGTCACTTTGTGGATCCAGATTGGCTTCTTCAAAAACGAGTCTTGAACTTTTGTAATGTACCACCTCCGCATAGTGGTTTTATTATTGCTGATACTTTGCAAAAGTGTTTTgttgattggggcattgaaaATAAAGAATTTACGGTGACAGTCGATAATGCCAAAGCTAATTATGTTGCCATTAGAATTTTCAAAGATATTTTTCGATTGAGAAAGCTCTTAACTATTGGGGGTAAATTATTTCATGTGCGATGTTGTGCCCATGTAACAAATTTGTTGATGCAAGACGGACTTGGCCAAAttggaaatattattgattGTGTTAGAGAAGGAATCAAGCATTTGGTAGCATCCGAGGGAAGGTTGAAACAATTTAGTGAAATTATGAAACAATTGCAATTACCTTCTAAAAAACTGATATTAGATGTTCCCACTCGATGGAATAGTACTTACTTGATATTGGTGACTGCTATGGAATTCAAGGAAGTGTTCTCTAGATTTCAAGATAgggatcaaaattttcaatgggTGCCTACTATTGAAGATtggatgaaagttaaaaatatttgtgatattcTGGAAGTTTTCAATGAAGTGACCAACATTGTATCTGGAAGCGTCTATCCAACTTCTAATTTGTTTCTTCCTGAGGTATGGAGGATGAAAGAAGTATTGACTGCAAAGAGTGTTGATAGAAATGAATATATTCAAGCAATGGCAAaaaagatgaatgagaaatttgagaaatattAG